A single genomic interval of uncultured Desulfobulbus sp. harbors:
- a CDS encoding AAA family ATPase has product MSPHALLPTPTSQALPMDLFAHAATLATEPLASRMRPRTLDQYVGQEHILGEGRLLRRAIRADQLTSLIFYGPPGTGKTTLARVIANSTASRFVSMNAVLSGVKELRDAIKEAREAQERYSRRTILFIDEVHRWNKSQQDALLPWVEKGTFILIGATTENPYFEVNKALVSRSRVFQLKGLSQENLHQIARQTLEDRERGYGKWQVEFAPEALDHLVKVAAGDARSLLNALQLAVETTPESFPPPEGTVIHITLETAEESIQQRAVLYDKEGDYHFDTISAFIKSLRGSDPDGALYWMARMIRAGEDPRFIFRRMLISACEDVGMADPQALGVVVAAASAYDRVGLPEGNFHLTQAALYLATCPKSNSSLAFFDALDAVSREEAEVPNHLRDSSRDAHSFGHGQGYKYPHAFREHWVAQQYLPEALKGRIFYQPSGQGYEGAIQQQVILRREDQLDRMLNEDPEILTFSPGDRERDRWIRRVQGNSATRSKLLQELLEPIKTARSDRLLLAPLRWNRLFWELFRKVPEGGLTALVDRKEFRQLVEFSMETLPEAERPLLVETSLADPGWDRHPQLQPLQWEHVVLDGLAEQQILKILPALTEKLVDGGWIHGCIPLPGIGSRLSDLLQDRLETTVFARIRDAEEQFYAQRAPLPKREQWQNLTQLEMQDWNQLTLVEPMPLNEQWLGPWIKKTPGSWLQTICNQLSPELGHVLQEQLQLERFPKTWKWTRTWLLYRLQKKGA; this is encoded by the coding sequence ATGAGCCCGCACGCTCTCTTGCCCACCCCCACTTCCCAGGCCCTCCCCATGGATCTCTTTGCTCACGCCGCGACCCTAGCCACGGAACCACTGGCATCACGAATGCGCCCCCGGACCCTTGATCAGTATGTCGGTCAGGAACACATTTTGGGCGAGGGACGGCTCCTCCGGCGGGCAATTCGCGCAGACCAGCTAACCTCGCTGATCTTCTACGGCCCCCCCGGCACCGGCAAGACCACCCTGGCCCGGGTGATCGCCAACTCCACCGCCAGCCGCTTTGTCTCCATGAATGCGGTCCTCAGCGGGGTCAAGGAGTTGCGTGATGCGATCAAAGAGGCCCGCGAGGCCCAGGAACGGTATTCCCGGCGCACCATCCTCTTTATCGACGAGGTCCACCGCTGGAACAAGTCCCAGCAGGATGCCCTCCTGCCCTGGGTGGAAAAAGGCACCTTTATCCTCATTGGCGCCACCACCGAAAATCCCTACTTTGAAGTGAACAAGGCCCTGGTCAGCCGCAGCCGGGTATTCCAGCTCAAGGGCTTGAGCCAGGAGAACCTGCACCAGATTGCGCGCCAAACCCTGGAGGACAGGGAGCGCGGCTATGGTAAGTGGCAGGTGGAGTTTGCCCCAGAGGCGCTCGACCACCTGGTCAAGGTGGCTGCCGGGGATGCCCGGTCTCTGCTCAATGCCCTGCAGTTGGCGGTGGAAACCACACCGGAGAGCTTTCCGCCACCCGAGGGGACCGTCATCCACATCACCCTGGAAACCGCAGAGGAGAGTATTCAGCAGCGGGCTGTGCTCTACGATAAGGAGGGGGATTACCATTTCGATACCATCAGCGCCTTTATCAAGTCGCTGCGTGGTTCCGACCCGGATGGCGCCCTCTACTGGATGGCGCGGATGATCAGGGCAGGTGAAGACCCGCGTTTTATCTTCCGTCGGATGCTGATTTCCGCCTGTGAGGATGTGGGCATGGCCGATCCCCAGGCCTTGGGGGTGGTGGTGGCGGCGGCTTCAGCCTACGACCGGGTGGGGCTGCCTGAAGGCAATTTTCACCTGACCCAGGCCGCCCTCTATCTGGCGACCTGCCCTAAATCAAACTCGTCCCTGGCCTTTTTCGACGCCCTTGATGCGGTTTCCAGGGAGGAGGCGGAAGTCCCCAATCATCTGCGCGATTCCAGCCGCGATGCCCACAGCTTCGGTCATGGCCAGGGCTATAAATATCCGCATGCCTTCAGGGAACATTGGGTTGCCCAACAGTACCTGCCGGAAGCACTCAAGGGCCGCATTTTTTACCAACCCAGTGGCCAGGGCTATGAGGGGGCCATTCAACAGCAGGTTATCCTTAGGCGTGAAGATCAGCTCGATCGGATGCTAAACGAGGATCCGGAGATTCTCACCTTCAGCCCCGGTGACAGAGAGCGTGACAGATGGATACGTCGCGTTCAGGGCAACTCCGCCACCCGCTCCAAACTGCTGCAGGAACTCCTGGAACCGATCAAGACCGCCAGATCGGATCGTCTTTTACTGGCTCCTTTGCGCTGGAACCGCCTTTTCTGGGAATTGTTTCGCAAGGTACCCGAGGGGGGCCTGACCGCCCTCGTCGACCGCAAGGAGTTTCGCCAGTTGGTCGAGTTCTCCATGGAAACCCTGCCCGAGGCCGAGCGCCCTCTGCTGGTGGAGACCTCCCTGGCAGATCCCGGCTGGGACCGGCACCCGCAACTGCAACCCTTACAGTGGGAACATGTTGTGCTCGATGGACTCGCGGAACAACAAATCCTCAAGATATTGCCAGCCCTTACTGAAAAACTGGTGGACGGAGGCTGGATCCATGGCTGCATCCCCCTCCCCGGAATCGGCAGCCGGCTCAGTGATCTGCTCCAGGATAGGCTTGAAACCACGGTGTTTGCCAGAATCAGGGATGCGGAAGAACAGTTCTACGCGCAAAGGGCCCCCCTGCCCAAGCGGGAACAGTGGCAGAACCTGACGCAACTTGAAATGCAGGACTGGAATCAGCTCACCCTGGTTGAGCCCATGCCCCTCAACGAACAATGGCTTGGCCCTTGGATCAAGAAAACTCCTGGAAGCTGGCTGCAGACCATCTGCAACCAGCTTAGCCCGGAACTAGGTCATGTTTTGCAGGAACAACTCCAACTGGAGCGATTCCCCAAAACCTGGAAATGGACACGGACCTGGCTCTTGTATCGTTTGCAGAAAAAAGGAGCCTGA
- a CDS encoding ATP-binding protein — protein sequence MTKRAHLQGTEEKPQALLAGHGLDPEQDPWKTLGIQAQLTVLLHPRGGPPWVCGLHQCDSARQWTLQEEQLLQEISRRLADSLTNLLMYRNLEENRRFLDTVIQNIPNMLFVKEAESLRFVCINKAGEQLLGYDRNEFIGKNDYDFFPKEEADLFTAKDRELFKYKEVVDIPEESIQTKEGKIRLLHTKKLPVFDENGEPKFIMGISEDITERKKLEAQYQQAQKMESIGRLAGGVAHHFNNMLGAIIGNLEIAMMTVDPSQSLYKRLQNALIAAERSAQITRQLLDFASTQAITSQVADLNEMVTDMIETLKVLVGEQIELIWSPGAELWPVQIDRAQIDQILTNLCVNARDSIADAGTISLETRNIASDLAFHQSHPESTPGDYVLLSVSDTGSGMDQETLAKTFEPFFTTKEVGKGTGLGLATVHGIVIQNQGFIDVTSSLGRGTTFSVYLPRR from the coding sequence ATGACAAAGAGGGCCCACCTGCAGGGAACCGAGGAAAAACCGCAGGCGCTCCTCGCCGGGCACGGACTGGATCCAGAACAGGACCCCTGGAAGACGCTGGGTATACAAGCCCAGTTGACCGTTCTCCTGCACCCCAGGGGCGGCCCACCCTGGGTCTGCGGCCTGCACCAGTGTGACTCTGCCCGGCAGTGGACTCTCCAGGAAGAGCAGCTGTTGCAGGAAATCAGCAGACGGTTGGCCGACAGCCTGACCAACCTGCTGATGTATCGCAATCTCGAGGAGAACAGGAGGTTTCTTGATACAGTCATTCAAAACATTCCCAACATGCTTTTTGTCAAGGAGGCGGAATCCCTGCGTTTTGTCTGTATCAATAAGGCCGGTGAACAGCTTCTGGGCTATGACCGGAACGAGTTCATCGGGAAAAATGATTATGATTTTTTCCCCAAGGAAGAGGCGGATCTCTTCACCGCCAAGGACCGTGAGTTGTTCAAGTATAAGGAGGTCGTTGATATCCCTGAAGAGTCAATCCAGACGAAAGAGGGGAAAATACGCCTGCTCCATACCAAAAAGTTGCCGGTCTTCGATGAAAACGGAGAACCGAAATTTATCATGGGGATCTCGGAGGATATCACCGAGCGCAAGAAGCTGGAGGCTCAATATCAGCAGGCGCAGAAGATGGAATCCATTGGCAGGCTGGCCGGCGGTGTGGCCCATCACTTCAACAACATGCTGGGCGCAATTATCGGCAATCTGGAAATAGCGATGATGACGGTGGATCCCAGCCAATCCTTGTATAAGCGATTGCAGAATGCCCTCATCGCTGCCGAGCGGTCCGCGCAAATAACCCGCCAGTTGCTCGATTTTGCCAGTACCCAGGCCATAACTTCCCAGGTGGCCGACCTCAATGAAATGGTCACTGACATGATCGAGACGCTGAAGGTCTTGGTGGGGGAGCAGATAGAACTGATCTGGTCTCCGGGGGCCGAACTCTGGCCGGTACAAATCGACCGCGCGCAGATTGACCAGATTCTGACAAATCTCTGTGTCAATGCCCGTGACTCAATCGCGGATGCGGGCACGATCTCCCTCGAAACCAGAAATATTGCCAGTGACCTAGCTTTTCACCAATCGCATCCCGAGAGTACGCCAGGGGACTATGTGCTCCTGTCGGTCAGCGACACGGGGTCTGGCATGGACCAGGAAACACTGGCCAAGACGTTTGAGCCGTTTTTCACCACCAAAGAGGTGGGCAAGGGAACAGGGCTTGGCCTGGCGACGGTTCATGGTATCGTTATTCAGAATCAAGGGTTTATAGACGTGACCAGCAGCCTCGGGCGTGGTACGACCTTCAGTGTCTATCTGCCACGGCGGTAG
- a CDS encoding GAF domain-containing protein produces the protein MIDSRTSDLDFFTNLDKVNRAMQGTHDVEQMMTRVLDELLTIFNCDRATLMYPCDPEAASYSSPMERTNPLYPGIFELGLTLPMTPSVQELFRRVLQTDGPVTLNLGKGIDPQEEPWKTFAIQSVLGIALYPKVGPPWKLGLHQCSHERIWSPGEQKLFLEISRRLSDGLTSLLMYRNLKESESFLDTCPSLPVTELFWSASMVEIVRSPNKP, from the coding sequence ATGATTGATTCCCGGACATCAGATCTGGATTTTTTCACCAACCTCGACAAGGTCAACCGGGCCATGCAGGGGACTCATGATGTAGAGCAGATGATGACCCGGGTCCTTGATGAACTCCTGACCATCTTCAACTGCGATCGGGCCACTTTAATGTATCCCTGCGATCCGGAGGCCGCATCCTATTCTTCCCCCATGGAACGGACCAACCCCCTTTATCCCGGGATTTTCGAGTTGGGACTCACGCTCCCGATGACTCCTTCCGTGCAGGAACTTTTTCGACGTGTCTTGCAAACCGACGGCCCGGTAACGCTGAACCTGGGAAAGGGTATTGATCCGCAAGAGGAGCCGTGGAAGACCTTTGCCATTCAATCCGTTTTGGGCATCGCCCTCTATCCAAAGGTCGGTCCCCCCTGGAAACTCGGTCTGCATCAGTGCTCCCATGAGAGAATCTGGTCTCCGGGCGAGCAAAAGCTGTTTCTCGAGATCAGCCGGCGACTTTCCGATGGGCTGACCAGCCTCTTGATGTATCGCAACCTCAAAGAGAGCGAATCGTTTCTTGATACCTGTCCATCTTTGCCTGTGACCGAACTTTTTTGGTCTGCCTCAATGGTGGAGATCGTGCGGTCTCCGAACAAACCATAG
- the tnpA gene encoding IS200/IS605 family transposase, with protein MYDEQSLSHTKWDCKYHVIWIPKYRKKSIFGDLRKYLGEIFRELARQKECTVIEGHLMPDHVHILLSIPPKYSVAQIVGFIKGKSSIQIARNFQGRKKNFVGQNFWARGYYASTVGKDEDAVRAYIQHQEKEDKRLDQLNLFE; from the coding sequence ATGTACGACGAACAAAGCCTAAGCCACACCAAGTGGGATTGCAAGTATCACGTCATCTGGATACCGAAGTACCGTAAGAAATCGATCTTCGGAGACTTGCGGAAATATTTGGGTGAAATATTTCGAGAATTGGCCAGGCAGAAGGAATGCACAGTGATCGAAGGGCATTTGATGCCAGATCATGTCCATATCTTGCTTTCGATTCCACCCAAATACTCGGTTGCCCAGATAGTGGGCTTTATCAAAGGAAAAAGCTCAATCCAAATTGCCCGTAACTTTCAAGGTAGAAAGAAGAATTTTGTTGGTCAGAATTTTTGGGCACGAGGTTATTACGCTTCCACCGTTGGTAAGGATGAAGACGCTGTAAGGGCATATATCCAACACCAGGAAAAAGAAGACAAGCGATTGGATCAGCTCAATTTATTTGAATAG
- a CDS encoding long-chain fatty acid--CoA ligase translates to MNTTFPTISINATEAQTLPGVLKLRIEQSPDIPAYHQYRGDQNRWQVWTWREIGLEMSRWQQALANEKMNPGDRVAILLANSVEWVCFEQAALSLGLVVVPLYTWDNPENLVNLLADSGSRLLFTGSWDQWQPLDAHIQWAPQLNRVLLLTDKGADAVSTSAITFTAIDSWLNTRVAHQPPQPTIHPDDLATLVYTSGTTGPPKGVMLSHRNILSNAEAILKVISCTPADILLSFLPLSHAFERTVGYYVPMMVGCSVAYSRSIETLAEDLQIVRPTIFISVPRIYEKVYAKVRSHVDSQPFWVRALFSLTLQVGWRNFEASQGRARQSLVSAKVLHPLLHHLVAQKILARFGGRMCLAVSGGAPLLELVSRFFLSLGLPLIQGYGLTEASPVVSTNIPSNNLPVSVGEPLPGVVCRIGADNELLVKSPGLMQGYWKQPERTREAIDAEGWLHTGDQVTMEAGRLHLRGRLKEIIVTSTGEKVAPADLELLIVTDPLVDNVMVVGDGRPYLAALIVLQAKAWEALARENGLVPGAPASLKAKTVHEHILARMRAWLHTFPAHAQIRTVALLRDEWNIANGLLTPTLKLKRSLIEQRYQTIIEELYTGHQIPK, encoded by the coding sequence ATGAACACTACCTTCCCAACTATCAGTATTAACGCCACCGAGGCTCAGACCCTGCCGGGGGTACTGAAACTCCGGATTGAACAAAGTCCCGATATCCCCGCCTATCATCAATACCGCGGCGATCAAAATCGTTGGCAGGTGTGGACATGGAGAGAAATTGGTCTGGAGATGAGCCGTTGGCAACAAGCATTGGCCAACGAAAAAATGAATCCGGGGGACCGGGTTGCCATTCTTCTTGCAAATTCAGTGGAATGGGTATGCTTCGAACAGGCTGCATTGAGCCTTGGCCTGGTGGTGGTGCCCCTCTACACCTGGGACAACCCTGAAAATCTGGTTAACCTGCTGGCCGATTCCGGCAGCCGTCTGCTCTTCACCGGATCCTGGGATCAATGGCAACCGCTTGACGCACATATCCAATGGGCCCCACAGTTAAACCGCGTCCTCCTGCTGACGGACAAGGGGGCAGACGCGGTTTCGACATCCGCTATAACCTTTACCGCCATTGATTCTTGGCTCAACACAAGAGTGGCGCACCAACCCCCGCAACCGACGATCCACCCGGATGATCTGGCGACACTTGTCTATACCTCGGGAACGACCGGCCCGCCAAAGGGGGTGATGTTGTCCCATCGCAATATCCTTTCCAATGCCGAGGCTATCCTCAAGGTGATCAGCTGCACGCCCGCCGATATTCTGCTCTCCTTTTTACCCCTTTCCCACGCCTTTGAGCGGACCGTTGGTTATTATGTGCCGATGATGGTGGGGTGCTCGGTCGCCTACAGCCGATCCATCGAAACTCTGGCTGAAGATCTTCAAATCGTGCGTCCCACAATCTTCATTTCTGTGCCGCGTATCTATGAAAAAGTGTACGCAAAGGTACGCAGTCATGTGGACAGTCAGCCATTTTGGGTGCGCGCCTTGTTCTCCCTCACCTTGCAGGTTGGCTGGCGCAACTTCGAGGCTTCCCAGGGGCGAGCGCGCCAATCCTTGGTGAGTGCAAAAGTGCTTCATCCTCTGTTGCACCATCTGGTGGCGCAAAAGATTCTCGCTCGGTTCGGCGGCAGAATGTGCCTGGCGGTCAGTGGAGGCGCCCCGCTGCTGGAACTTGTCTCTCGGTTTTTTCTCAGTCTTGGCCTGCCGTTGATTCAGGGATACGGATTGACGGAGGCTTCACCCGTGGTGAGCACCAATATCCCGTCGAATAATTTGCCTGTCTCGGTGGGAGAACCGCTTCCCGGCGTTGTCTGTCGGATTGGCGCCGACAACGAGCTCTTGGTCAAAAGCCCCGGATTGATGCAAGGGTATTGGAAGCAGCCCGAGAGGACCCGTGAGGCAATCGATGCTGAAGGCTGGTTGCACACCGGCGACCAGGTGACCATGGAGGCGGGCAGGCTGCATCTCCGCGGCCGTCTTAAGGAGATCATCGTGACCTCCACCGGGGAGAAGGTGGCGCCGGCTGATTTAGAACTGCTGATTGTCACCGATCCGTTGGTGGACAACGTGATGGTCGTGGGGGATGGGCGGCCTTATCTCGCAGCACTGATTGTCCTGCAGGCGAAGGCCTGGGAAGCGTTGGCCCGAGAAAACGGCCTGGTGCCCGGAGCACCCGCATCGCTCAAGGCGAAAACAGTGCACGAGCATATTTTGGCCCGGATGAGGGCTTGGCTGCACACCTTTCCCGCTCATGCCCAGATCAGAACCGTGGCCCTGCTTCGTGATGAATGGAATATTGCGAACGGATTGCTGACTCCGACCCTGAAATTGAAACGTTCGCTCATTGAGCAACGGTATCAAACGATCATTGAGGAACTGTATACCGGGCACCAAATACCGAAATGA
- a CDS encoding AMP-binding protein, whose protein sequence is MHDQTQPLKKTGQNQQEEKLLQIIRELVKELHSVTDWSQPLTLDSSLDRDLGMNSLARMELLDRLERAFAVSLSEQVLVSVESPRDILRALNRASTAAPSSQDLPNSDAAEESQSTIDFIPHDADTLVAVLESHARRNPERIHILFEPKKDERWPLTYGQLHHGAMELAAGLQEHNCDPGETVAIMLPTGIDYFLTFFAVLIAGAIPVPLYPPARPSQIEEHLRRHRGILRNAGAKILITVPEVKLIGALLKSQVDSLKTVETVEAFRGRAEACIPMPVRPADIAFIQYTSGSTGDPKGVMLTHANLLANIRAMGRATEVTSEDVFVSWLPLYHDMGLIGAWLGSLYHGCRLVIIPPLSFLARPERWLWAIHTHRGTLSASPNFGYDLCCRRLSDEVLAGLDLGSWRLAFNGAEPVSPETIAAFARRFTSFGFKPEAATPVYGLAECSVGLTFPPLGRGPLIDRVRRTDLAEEGIATPADEDEAALQFVSCGRPLSGHQIRIVDEAGREIPDRRQGRLQFKGPSATSGYFRNPEKTQSLFQGDWLDTGDLAYSAQGEVYITGRVKDIIIQGGRNIYPHELEEAVGDIPGIRRGCVAVFASPDPQTGTERLIVLAESRKREKEELQELRALVINLAVDLLGMPPDEVVIAPPGTVLKTSSGKIRRASCRQLFEQGAIGKTGRSLWLQLVRLSLAGLVPQLRRMIRRTFEGIYALYCWLLFGLLGLPLWLLVVLLPSLRARWQVVRLGMRLLLALSGTRLTIHCGDTFDPRSPCILVANHSSYLDSLVLAAVLPEPVRFVAKSELGRHFFARTLLTRLRTLFVERFDAAKGVEDAQQIFRIAEAGEQPLFFAEGTLQRMTGLLPFQMGAFVAAAQAGVPILPLTLRGTRHKLRGGSWFPRRGPVSVYFSEPIMPAGKGWQQAVRLRDQVRAEILRRCGEPDLEGQITSLSQLDIERPAAKPQ, encoded by the coding sequence ATGCACGATCAAACCCAACCACTAAAGAAGACAGGACAGAATCAGCAGGAAGAAAAGCTGCTGCAGATCATAAGGGAACTGGTGAAAGAACTCCACTCCGTAACCGATTGGTCGCAGCCATTGACCCTGGATAGTTCCCTGGATCGCGACCTGGGGATGAACAGCCTGGCCAGAATGGAGTTGCTGGATCGCCTGGAACGTGCATTTGCGGTCTCCCTCTCCGAGCAGGTACTGGTCAGCGTGGAGAGCCCCAGAGATATACTCCGTGCCCTTAATAGGGCAAGCACAGCTGCTCCTTCATCGCAGGACTTGCCGAACTCAGATGCGGCAGAGGAAAGTCAAAGCACGATCGACTTCATCCCCCACGATGCCGATACCCTGGTGGCTGTCCTCGAAAGCCACGCCCGACGTAATCCGGAACGAATTCATATCCTTTTTGAGCCCAAAAAAGATGAACGATGGCCGCTGACCTACGGCCAATTACACCATGGCGCAATGGAGTTGGCAGCGGGGTTGCAGGAGCACAATTGTGATCCCGGCGAGACCGTGGCCATCATGCTGCCCACCGGGATCGACTATTTTCTCACCTTTTTTGCCGTCCTCATCGCCGGCGCAATCCCGGTACCGCTCTACCCGCCAGCCCGACCTTCCCAGATCGAGGAGCATCTCCGTCGGCATCGGGGCATCCTGCGCAACGCCGGCGCAAAGATCCTGATCACGGTACCCGAGGTCAAACTCATCGGCGCCCTGTTGAAATCGCAGGTGGACAGCTTGAAAACAGTGGAAACGGTGGAGGCTTTCAGGGGGAGGGCTGAAGCCTGCATACCCATGCCTGTGCGTCCCGCTGACATCGCTTTTATCCAATATACCTCGGGTTCGACAGGTGACCCTAAAGGCGTGATGCTCACCCACGCCAATCTGCTCGCCAATATTCGGGCCATGGGGCGGGCGACCGAAGTGACCAGTGAGGACGTATTTGTCAGTTGGCTCCCCCTGTACCATGACATGGGGCTGATTGGAGCCTGGCTGGGCAGTCTTTACCATGGCTGCCGACTGGTTATCATCCCCCCGCTTTCTTTCCTCGCTCGCCCTGAACGGTGGCTCTGGGCCATTCATACCCATCGGGGGACCCTGTCGGCCTCTCCCAACTTTGGCTACGACCTGTGTTGCCGACGCCTCAGTGATGAAGTGCTTGCCGGATTGGATCTCGGTTCGTGGCGATTGGCCTTCAATGGGGCCGAACCGGTCAGCCCGGAGACCATCGCCGCCTTTGCCCGCCGTTTCACATCCTTTGGGTTCAAGCCCGAGGCCGCCACGCCGGTCTATGGTCTGGCGGAATGCTCGGTGGGCCTCACTTTTCCACCGTTGGGCCGGGGGCCGCTGATTGATCGGGTCCGGCGTACTGACCTGGCCGAAGAGGGGATCGCCACACCCGCCGATGAGGATGAGGCGGCCCTGCAATTCGTCTCCTGTGGCCGGCCGCTCTCCGGCCACCAGATCAGGATTGTCGATGAGGCGGGCAGGGAGATTCCCGATCGTCGTCAAGGTCGTTTGCAATTTAAAGGTCCGTCCGCCACCAGCGGCTATTTTCGCAATCCTGAGAAAACCCAGTCCCTGTTTCAGGGGGACTGGCTCGACACCGGCGACCTCGCCTACAGTGCCCAGGGTGAGGTGTATATCACCGGCCGGGTCAAAGATATCATCATTCAGGGAGGACGAAACATCTACCCCCATGAGTTGGAAGAAGCTGTGGGGGATATTCCGGGGATCCGACGAGGCTGTGTGGCCGTCTTTGCGAGTCCGGACCCGCAAACCGGCACCGAACGTCTCATCGTCCTGGCCGAATCGAGAAAAAGAGAGAAAGAGGAACTCCAGGAATTACGCGCTTTGGTCATCAACCTTGCGGTCGATCTTTTAGGCATGCCGCCGGACGAGGTGGTGATCGCTCCTCCTGGGACTGTTCTGAAAACCTCCAGTGGTAAAATCCGCCGAGCCTCCTGCCGCCAGCTGTTTGAGCAGGGGGCCATTGGCAAGACGGGACGCTCCCTTTGGCTGCAACTCGTTCGCCTTTCTCTGGCCGGCTTGGTCCCACAGCTGCGGCGTATGATCCGGAGGACGTTTGAAGGGATCTATGCGCTCTATTGCTGGTTGCTTTTTGGCCTGCTTGGTCTGCCTCTTTGGCTGCTGGTCGTTCTCCTGCCCTCGCTGCGGGCACGTTGGCAGGTCGTTCGCCTGGGAATGCGTCTTCTCCTTGCTCTTTCCGGGACCAGGCTGACCATCCACTGCGGAGATACCTTTGATCCGAGAAGTCCGTGCATTCTGGTGGCCAACCACAGCAGTTACCTCGACAGCCTTGTTCTCGCCGCCGTTTTACCGGAGCCGGTACGCTTTGTCGCCAAGAGCGAACTGGGACGGCATTTTTTTGCCCGCACTCTGCTGACCCGGTTGCGCACCCTTTTCGTTGAACGGTTTGATGCGGCCAAGGGAGTGGAAGACGCCCAGCAAATTTTCCGGATCGCTGAGGCAGGTGAACAGCCCCTGTTCTTTGCCGAGGGGACCCTGCAGCGGATGACCGGCCTCCTTCCCTTTCAAATGGGTGCGTTCGTCGCGGCCGCGCAGGCAGGCGTGCCTATCCTGCCACTGACCCTTCGCGGGACCAGGCACAAGCTTCGGGGTGGTTCGTGGTTTCCCCGCCGGGGTCCGGTCAGTGTTTATTTTTCCGAGCCGATTATGCCGGCTGGCAAGGGGTGGCAGCAGGCGGTCCGGCTTCGCGACCAAGTTCGGGCAGAAATCCTCCGCCGCTGCGGTGAGCCCGATTTGGAGGGGCAGATAACCTCCTTGAGCCAGTTGGATATTGAACGACCTGCAGCCAAACCTCAATGA
- a CDS encoding MFS transporter → MRITSTERDWILYDVANSAFVLVMVTAIMPIYFKDVMAFGLPSHVATANWGFANATASLILALLAPCLGALADYPGRKKRFFVGFVVAGVLLNLALPMVPSGQWLLCLLVFVLARVGWAGANIFYDAFLIDVTSHDRMDLTSARGYAYGYIGSVVPFVVVIGLILSAGGGDVLPATQARVGFVIVALWWLCFSLPAMYSLHQVHFLPPSTTPLRDSFLRLKNVMAEIRQYPQVFLFLAAYFFYIDGVDTIISMATVYGRDLGFSVSMLIAVLLFIQIVAFPFALLYGRLADRFSTKAMLMGGILIYCLVTICAFLMPSIASPQVKNAVFWIISFLVASSMGGIQALSRSLFSRLIPPEKSTEFFGFYNVFGKFAAITGPFLMGLVGRLTGESRWGVLSLLILFILGGLVLSKVRLGEG, encoded by the coding sequence ATGCGTATAACCTCAACCGAGCGTGACTGGATTCTTTATGACGTGGCCAACTCGGCCTTTGTCCTCGTCATGGTCACAGCGATCATGCCGATCTATTTCAAGGATGTGATGGCCTTCGGGCTCCCGTCCCATGTGGCCACTGCCAATTGGGGATTCGCCAATGCCACGGCTTCACTCATCCTGGCCCTGCTGGCCCCTTGCCTTGGAGCCTTGGCCGATTATCCAGGACGAAAAAAACGTTTTTTTGTCGGCTTTGTCGTTGCTGGCGTGCTCCTGAACCTGGCCTTGCCCATGGTTCCAAGCGGACAATGGTTGCTTTGTCTGCTTGTGTTTGTCCTGGCCCGTGTTGGCTGGGCGGGAGCAAATATTTTTTATGACGCCTTCCTGATCGATGTCACCAGTCACGATCGCATGGACCTGACCTCTGCCCGTGGCTACGCGTACGGCTATATCGGATCGGTTGTCCCTTTTGTAGTCGTCATCGGCCTGATTCTTTCCGCCGGCGGCGGGGATGTCCTGCCAGCTACACAGGCTCGGGTCGGGTTTGTCATCGTTGCCCTGTGGTGGCTGTGTTTTTCCCTGCCAGCAATGTACAGCCTGCACCAGGTGCACTTTCTTCCCCCCTCCACCACACCGTTGCGGGACAGTTTCCTCCGTCTCAAAAATGTCATGGCCGAAATTCGGCAATATCCGCAGGTCTTTCTCTTTCTTGCGGCCTATTTTTTCTATATCGACGGTGTTGATACCATCATCAGCATGGCGACCGTTTATGGCCGGGACCTCGGCTTCAGCGTGTCCATGCTGATCGCTGTCTTGCTGTTCATCCAGATTGTCGCCTTTCCTTTTGCCCTGCTCTACGGTCGTTTGGCAGACCGATTTTCGACCAAAGCCATGTTGATGGGTGGCATCTTGATCTATTGCCTGGTCACCATCTGCGCCTTTCTCATGCCGTCCATCGCCAGTCCGCAGGTCAAAAACGCAGTCTTCTGGATCATCTCCTTTCTTGTCGCCTCATCCATGGGGGGCATTCAGGCCTTGAGCCGGAGCCTGTTTAGCCGGCTGATCCCACCGGAAAAAAGCACCGAATTTTTTGGATTTTACAATGTTTTCGGCAAGTTTGCTGCTATCACCGGGCCCTTTCTCATGGGGCTTGTCGGCCGTCTTACCGGGGAAAGCCGCTGGGGGGTGCTGAGTTTATTGATCCTCTTCATTCTTGGAGGATTGGTTCTCTCCAAGGTTCGTCTTGGGGAGGGCTGA
- a CDS encoding cold shock domain-containing protein, whose amino-acid sequence MADGKVKWFNEAKGYGFIEQDNGQQVFVHYSAIQGKGFKSLQEGDQVSFSVVDGTKGPAAENVVKFSG is encoded by the coding sequence ATGGCTGATGGCAAAGTGAAGTGGTTTAACGAGGCAAAAGGATATGGTTTCATCGAACAGGATAACGGACAACAGGTCTTTGTCCATTATTCGGCTATTCAGGGGAAAGGGTTCAAATCTCTTCAGGAAGGGGACCAGGTGAGCTTCAGCGTCGTGGATGGGACTAAAGGACCTGCTGCTGAAAATGTCGTTAAATTCAGTGGGTAA